The Halichoerus grypus chromosome 9, mHalGry1.hap1.1, whole genome shotgun sequence genome has a window encoding:
- the TDP2 gene encoding tyrosyl-DNA phosphodiesterase 2 codes for MERPSGAEAERADGEPEVKKRRLLCVEFASVARCDAAVAQCYLAENDWEMERALNSFFEPPGQESAAESRPHAAAGPESCVDLTNEETTDSVSSKASTSEGNQQEDGSVFSLITWNVDGLDLNNLQERARGVCSYLTLYSPDVVFLQEVIPPYCSYLKKRASGYEIITGREEGYFTAIMLKKSRVKFKSQEIIPFPNTKMMRNLLCVYASVSGNELCLMTSHLESTRGHAKERMNQLKMVLKKMQEAPESATVIFAGDTNLRDHEVTQCGGLPSNILDVWEFLGKPKHCQYTWDTRMNSNLGISAACKLRFDRIFFRTAAESGHIVPQSLDLLGLEKLDCGRFPSDHWGLLCNLDVIL; via the exons ATGGAAAGGCCGAGCGGCGCGGAGGCGGAGCGGGCAGACGGCGAGCCCGAGGTGAAGAAGCGGCGACTGCTGTGTGTGGAGTTCGCTTCGGTCGCGAGGTGCGACGCCGCCGTGGCGCAGTGCTACCTGGCCGAGAACGACTGGGAGATGGAA AGAGCGCTGAACTCCTTCTTCGAGCCGCCCGGGCAGGAGAGCGCCGCGGAGAGCCGCCCTCACGCGGCGGCGGGGCCCGAGTCCTG TGTTGACCTAACGAATGAGGAGACAACTGATTCCGTTAGTTCTAAAGCCAGTACATCTGAAGGGAATCAGCAAGAAGATGGCAGCGTGTTCTCTCTCATTACCTGGAATGTTGATGGACTGGACCTAAACAATCTGCAAGAGAGGGCTCGAGGGGTGTGTTCCTATCTAACTTT GTACAGCCCAGATGTGGTATTCCTACAGGAAGTTATTCCCCCGTATTGTAGCTACCTAAAGAAGAGAGCAAGTGGTTATGAGATTATTACAG GTCGTGAAGAAGGATATTTCACAGCTATAATGTTGAAGAAATCGAGAGTGAAATTTAAAAGCCAAGAGATTATCCCTTTTCCAAATACAAAAATGATGAGAaaccttttgtgtgtgtat GCAAGTGTGTCGGGAAATGAACTTTGCCTTATGACTTCTCATTTGGAGAGCACCAGAGGGCATGCTAAGGAACGAATGAATCagttaaaaatggttttaaagaaaatgcaagagGCTCCAGAGTCAGCTACAGTTATATTTGCAGGAGATACGAATTTAAGGGATCATGAA gtCACCCAATGTGGTGGTTTACCCAGCAACATTTTGGATGTCTGGGAGTTCTTGGGCAAACCTAAGCATTGCCAGTATACATGGGATACACGGATGAACTCTAATCTTGGAATATCTGCTGCTTGTAAGCTTCGTTTTGATCGAATATTTTTCAGGACAGCAGCAGAAAGTGGCCATATCGTTCCCCAAAGTTTGGACCTCCTCGGGTTGGAAAAACTGGACTGTGGTAGATTTCCTAGTGATCACTGGGGTCTTCTGTGCAACCTCGATGTAATCTTGTGA
- the ACOT13 gene encoding acyl-coenzyme A thioesterase 13, producing MSCLTQNVRELMKAMTRVPGFDRVLEKVTLVSAAPGKVVCEMKVEDEHTNKYGTLHGGLTATLVDNVSTVALLCTERGAPGVSVDMNITYMSPAKIGEDIVITAHVLKQGKTLAFASVDLMNKTTGKLVAQGRHTKHLGN from the exons ATGAGCTGCCTGACGCAGAATGTGCGGGAGCTGATGAAGGCGATGACCCGTGTCCCCGGTTTTGATAGAGTTTTGGAAAAG GTGACTCTGGTCTCTGCTGCCCCTGGGAAAGTGGTTTGTGAAATGAAAGTAGAAGACGAGCACACCAATAAATACGGCACTCTCCATGGTGGTCTGACGGCCACCTTAGTGGATAACGTATCAACAGTGGCTCTGCTGTGCACTGAACGGGGGGCACCAGGAGTCAGTGTGGATATGAACATCAC GTACATGTCACCTGCTAAAATAGGAGAAGACATAGTAATAACAGCGCATGTTCTGAAGCAAGGGAAAACACTTGCATTTGCCTCTGTGGATCTGATGAACAAGACCACGGGAAAATTAGTAGCACAAGGCAGACACACAAAACACCTGGGAAACTAA